The Malus domestica chromosome 06, GDT2T_hap1 genome has a segment encoding these proteins:
- the LOC103448283 gene encoding probable beta-1,4-xylosyltransferase IRX10L yields the protein MRIWKLGFAGFLVAAFVVGFGSGEQARTERISGSAGDVLDDDPVGRLKVFVYELPSKYNKKILQKDPRCLNHMFAAEIFMHRFLLSSPVRTLNPEEADWFYTPVYTTCDLTPNGLPLPFKSPRMMRSAIQLISSNWPYWNRTEGADHFFVVPHDFGACFHYLEEKAIERGILPMLQRATLVQTFGQKNHVCLKEGSITVPPYAPPQKMQTHLIPEKTPRSIFVYFRGLFYDVGNDPEGGYYARGARAAVWENFKDNPLFDISTEHPTTYYEDMQRAVFCLCPLGWAPWSPRLVEAVIFGCIPVIIADDIVLPFADAIPWEEIGVFVDEKDVPNLDTILTSIPPELILRKQRLLANPSMKQAMLFPQPAESGDAFHQVLNGLARKLPHSPDVFLKPGEKILNWTAGPVGDLKPW from the exons ATGAGAATTTGGAAGCTGGGTTTTGCTGGGTTTCTTGTTGCTGCCTTTGTGGTGGGGTTTGGTTCAGGGGAGCAGGCCCGCACTGAGAGAATTTCAG GTAGTGCTGGTGATGTCTTGGATGATGACCCAGTGGGAAGGTTGAAAGTTTTCGTTTATGAGCTTCCAAGCAAATACAACAAGAAGATTCTGCAGAAGGATCCCAGATGCCTCAACCACATGTTTGCAGCTGAGATATTTATGCATCGGTTTCTCCTGTCTAGCCCCGTCCGAACCCTTAATCCTGAAGAAGCAGATTGGTTTTATACTCCTGTATACACCACTTGTGACCTGACACCCAATGGCCTTCCGTTGCCTTTCAAGTCACCACGGATGATGAGAAGTGCAATACAACTTATTTCTTCGAATTGGCCATATTGGAACCGGACAGAAGGGGCTGATCATTTTTTCGTAGTGCCTCATGACTTTGGAGCATGTTTTCATTATCTG GAAGAGAAGGCTATTGAAAGAGGAATTCTTCCCATGCTCCAACGCGCAACTTTGGTTCAGACTTTTGGGCAAAAAAATCATGTTTGCTTGAAAGAGGGCTCAATTACAGTTCCTCCTTATGCTCCTCCACAGAAGATGCAAACCCACCTAATTCCTGAGAAAACTCCTCGGTCCATCTTTGTTTACTTCCGAGGATTATTTTATGATGTGGGAAATGATCCCGAAGGTGGTTATTATGCAAG AGGTGCACGAGCAGCAGTGTGGGAGAACTTCAAAGACAATCCGCTTTTTGACATCTCTACCGAGCACCCCACCACATACTATGAGGACATGCAACGAGCAGTCTTTTGTTTGTGCCCTCTCGGCTGGGCTCCCTGGAGTCCAAGATTGGTCGAAGCAGTGATTTTTGGCTGCATTCCTGTTATCATAGCAGACGACATTGTTCTACCCTTTGCCGATGCCATCCCTTGGGAAGAGATTGGCGTGTTTGTTGATGAGAAGGACGTCCCCAACTTGGACACCATACTCACTTCAATCCCACCTGAACTGATATTGAGGAAGCAGAGATTGCTCGCAAACCCTTCAATGAAGCAAGCAATGTTATTCCCACAGCCAGCCGAATCAGGAGATGCTTTCCACCAAGTTCTGAATGGACTCGCGCGCAAGTTGCCGCACAGCCCTGATGTTTTCTTGAAACCAGGTGAGAAGATCCTGAACTGGACAGCAGGGCCGGTGGGCGACCTGAAGCCTTGGTAG